One Cynocephalus volans isolate mCynVol1 chromosome 5, mCynVol1.pri, whole genome shotgun sequence DNA window includes the following coding sequences:
- the KIFC1 gene encoding kinesin-like protein KIFC1, which translates to MEPQRSPLLEVKGNVELKRPLFKASSRLPLPGSRLKRGPDQMEDALEPEKKRTRGLGAATKIATSRNRASTLTTLPHTQGPTASQKVPRKIGPPCSTAIATGVKNQKPVPAVPAQKSGTAPPMVGGKKPSKRPAWDLKGQLGDLNVELKRYRERTQTLDQENQQLQDQLREAQQQAKALGTECRTLEGELARVGAQAEQGQQELENLRAHVLDLEERLGTQESLVQELQKEQLELQEERRGLATQLEEQEKRLQVSEAALSSSQAEAASLQQEVEAQAALLSERGERLHGLEMERRRLHNQLQELKGNIRVFCRVRPVLPGESTPPPGFLLFPPGPGGPSDPPTHLSLSRSDERRGTLSGAPAPTTRHDFSFDRVFPPGSGQDEVFEEIAMLVQSALDGYPVCIFAYGQTGSGKTFTMEGGPGGDPQLEGLIPRALRHLFSIAQEMGGQGWTYSFVASYVEIYNETVRDLLATGTRKGQGGECEIRRAGPGSEELTVTNARYVPVSCEKEVEALLHLARQNRAVARTAQNERSSRSHSVFQLQISGEHAARGLQCGAPLSLVDLAGSERLDPGLALGPGERERLRETQAINSSLSTLGLVIMALSNKESHVPYRNSKLTYLLQNSLGGSAKMLMFVNISPLEENISESLNSLRFASKVNQCIIGTAQANRK; encoded by the exons ATGGAGCCGCAG AGATCACCCTTATTGGAAGTGAAGGGGAACGTAGAGCTGAAGAGACCCCTGTTCAAAGCGTCTTCCCGGCTGCCTCTCCCAGGAAGCAGGCTCAAGAGGGGGCCTGACCAGATGGAGGATGCCTTGGAGCCTGAGAAG AAACGGACCCGAGGCCTGGGTGCAGCGACCAAAATTGCTACATCCCGCAACAGAGCATCAACCCTCACCACACTGCCACACACACAAGGCCCAACTGCAT CTCAAAAAGTTCCCCGGAAGATAGGACCCCCATGTTCCACAGCTATTGCCACAG GGGTGAAGAACCAGAAACCAGTCCCTGCTGTTCCTGCCCAGAAGTCTGgca CTGCTCCTCCCATGGTAGGAGGGAAGAAACCCAGCAAACGTCCAGCCTGGGACTTAAAGGGTCAGTTAGGTGACCTAAATGTAGAGCTGAAACGCTACCGTGAGAGGACTCAAACATTGGACCAGGAGAACCAGCAGCTGCAGGACCAGCTCAGAGAAGCCCAACAACAGGCCAAGGCCCTGGGGACAGAGTGCAGGACACTGGAAGGAGAGTTGGCCAGGGTAGGGGCCCAGGCTGAGCAAGGCCAACAGGAGCTAGAGAACCTGCGTGCTCATGTCCTGGACCTGGAAGAGCGGCTGGGCACACAGGAAAGCTTGGTGCAAGAGCTCCAGAAAGAACAGTTGGAATTGCAGGAAGAGCGGAGGGGGCTGGCCACCCAACTGGAGGAACAGGAG AAGAGGCTGCAGGTATCAGAAGCAGCTCTGTCGAGCAGCCAAGCAGAGGCGGCATCTCTGCAACAGGAGGTTGAAGCCCAGGCGGCTTTACTCTCTGAGCGGGGAGAACGTCTTCATGGGCTAGAGATGGAGCGTCGGCGTCTGCACAACCAGCTGCAGGAACTCAAGGGCAATATCCGCGTATTCTGCCGGGTCCGCCCTGTCCTTCCTGGGGAGTCCACCCCACCCCCTGGCTTCCTCTTGTTTCCCCCTGGTCCTGGCGGGCCCTCTGATCCTCCCACCCACCTTAGTCTATCTCGGTCTGATGAGCGGCGTGGGACCCTGAGTGGGGCACCAGCCCCCACCACCCGCCATGACTTTTCTTTTGACCGGGTATTTCCACCAGGAAGTGGACAGGACGAGGTGTTTGAGGAGATCGCCATGCTTGTCCAGTCAGCTCTGGATGGCTACCCAGTATGCATCTTTGCCTATGGCCAGACAGGCAGTGGCAAGACCTTCACAATGGAAGGTGGTCCTGGGGGAGACCCCCAGTTGGAGGGGCTGATCCCTCGGGCCCTGCGGCACCTCTTCTCCATAGCCCAGGAAATGGGTGGCCAGGGCTGGACCTACAGCTTTGTGGCAAGTTACGTAGAGATCTATAATGAGACTGTTCGAGACCTGCTAGCCACTGGGACTCGGAAGGGTCAAGGGGGTGAGTGCGAGATTCGCCGAGCAGGGCCAGGGAGTGAAGAGCTTACTGTCACCAATGCCCGATATGTCCCTGTCTCCTGTGAGAAAGAG GTGGAGGCTCTGCTCCATCTAGCCCGCCAGAATCGGGCTGTGGCCCGAACAGCCCAGAACGAGCGGTCATCACGCAGCCACAGTGTGTTCCAGCTGCAGATCTCTGGGGAGCATGCTGCCCGAGGCCTACAGTGCGGGGCCCCCCTCAGCCTTGTGGACCTGGCCGGGAGTGAGCGGCTAGACCCTGGCTTAGCCCTTGGCCCAGGAGAGCGGGAACGCCTTCGGGAAACACAGGCCATTAACAGCAGCCTTTCCACGCTGGGGCTGGTCATCATGGCCCTGAGCAACAAG GAGTCCCATGTGCCTTACCGGAACAGCAAGCTCACCTACTTGCTGCAGAACTCTCTGGGTGGCAGTGCTAAGAT GCTGATGTTTGTGAACATTTCCCCCCTAGAAGAGAACATCTCCGAGTCCCTCAACTCTCTACGCTTTGCCTCCAAG GTAAACCAGTGTATTATTGGTACTGCCCAGGCCAACAGGAAGTGA